tctgaaagaggtagatgggGTTCTTGCgtatatatttaaaaagtttcggacctgtaaatttgtctgtatgatttccccaaattgtgagtcgcacggcgagcaaaccttctcAATTGCGACTGCTGCCTTTGTTGATACTGGCAAGCTTGGTTATAatggcggcctagctgattggctactgtgagaatacggagccagcaaagggaggtaataaaattatcgggctgaCCCGTAGATgcctccagggtatagtggagacttatcggaatgtataccctggagatatcgaggatggatgTGACCACAAATTTTGTTTTGGTGTCACTTGGTAAATGTTTCTAAATGAGCATGAAACATGACAATGTCTGCTTCAAAGTAACCATGCCTCAATTTTTCacaattgtttattttcaatttcatgttCTTTAATGAGATGGTTAGATGTTGTTGAGAATACAATCTTTATCAAACAACTTCTCTTTTTCTTCACTTTGGCAGTGCCGATTTCTTCACATTGTATAGCGCAGCAGATAATTGACACAAGTTCAgacattgtaaaaccatggaaacaAAAGGCTGCGAGATATCATGAGATTGACACTAATATCAACAGATCAAATTGTGTGAGAGGTATtcatcacaaccaccaaatACGTACAATGTATGGAAATTGTCAGGTCATTACGACGTGTTAGTCACGCTTTGCACTTATCATTTGGAAAAGGAATTTGTGTAGTTTGAAAATGTGATGGTGTCTAAGGTCAAACTGCATGAACAAAACATTTACCTTTGAAGTCGTGTGCTGCTGTCACACCAAGCATCATGAAGGGGTCAATTTGAACTGATGACCAACACATTCCCGAAGGTGAAGTGTCCTTTGTATTTGGGGCTGTGGCCTGATAGAGGGAGAAATATAAGATATCATGAGATATGTCAGGGAGACAAAGGGTGGTATGGAATATGTTCCTGGTTGTATAAACTTTTGATACGATTTCTGTCACTTTTGGGAAGATCTCTGCCACATTACCAACCCTAAAACAAGTCATTGTGACCTTTTGTATGGCAGATGGCCCCTCTGCTTTGAACTTGGAATTTACCCCATTATGGTTGGTCAATCACATATCACATCAGAACAGCCACCTCTGATTTAAACAGTCATTTGACTTGTGCTTCACTGTAGATGCTAATATTTATAGAAAACTGTTTCTGTCATTGTGAGCAGTCATTTTTAGAAAATAATATGTGCAGTTATAGGGTATAAAATGCATGTTTCCAGTTTCCACTATATTTAAAGTAGcgattcagtttcagttttaaaATTTGCTAATAGTGTATCTGTTATTTATTAGGGATCACAGTAAACTTGAACCTTCTGTATTGTGTTGACACAACTATATCCATGTTGGATCAGTTCAGCTCCACTCTGTGTGCTTGCGTTGACTGTTGTGGTCCTGTTACAGGTCTGCAGAACGACCACAAGGAAGTGATGAGGGAGATCGAGGAGGAGCTGGTCAACATCCACGCCCAGGCCAGACAGCGTCTCAGCAGCCGGGAGGAGGACATGGAGGTGGACAGGGAGAAGCCAGAGGAGAAACCTTTGGTTGCCTTTGCCAGGATCGACCGAGTGGAGGTCAACTGTCCAGCATCTCAGGGGGTAAGGAGAACATGGACATACTGAGATGTGCATCCCATAGAACTCCAACACTCAAGTTTGTTTAAATGCCCCAGTCTGCTCAAACATTCCAGACTGCTCGAAGAATCAATACTGCACAACCACTCCAGTCTGCTCAGACACTCAAATTTGCTCAAACACTCCAGTCTGCACTAACTCTCCAGACTGCTCAAACACCCCAGACTGCTCAAACACTCCAGACTACTCAAACACTCCAGGCTGCTCAAACATTCCAGTCTGCTCAAACACCCCTGACTTCTCAAACACTCCAGAATGCTAAAACATACAAGACTTCTCAACGCTCCAGAATGCTAAAACACTCCAGACTGCTCAAACTCTCCAGGCTCCTCAAACACCCCAGACTTCTCAAATGCTGCAGAATGCTAAAACACTCCAGAATGCTAAAACACTCCAGACTGCTAAAACACTCCAGATTGCTGAAACATACCAGACTGTTCAAACGCTCCATACCACTCAAATGCTCCAGACTACTCAAACACTCCAGACTACCAAAACACTCCAGGCTGCTCAAACATTCTTGTCTGCTCAAACACTCCAGACCACTCAAACGCTCCAGGCTGCTCAAACTCTTCAGATTGCTTAGGCACTTCAGACTGCTCAAACACTGTAGACGACCAAACCACTCCAGGCTGCTCAAACATTCGAGTCTGTTCAAACACTCCAAAGTGTTCAAACATTCCAGACCACTCAAACACTCCTGGCTGCTCAAACATTCAAGACCACTCAGACGCTCCAGCCTGCTCAAACATTCCAGACCACTCAGACACTCCAGTCTGCTTAAACACTCCAGCCTGTTCAAACACTCCAGACTGCTCAAACATTCCAGACCACTCAAACGCTCCAGGTGCTCAAACATTCTAGTCTGCTCAAACACTCCAGCCTGCTCAAACATTCCAGACCACACTCCAATCTGTTCAAACACTCCAGGCTGCTCCACCAGACCAACTCAAGTGCCTACTTGTGGTAAAACACCTCAGTGTGCATCAGTCGACACATAAAGTTTAAACTTAATCTATTCACTCATCATTGAGGTGGGCTGTACACATGTCTTATGGTGTCTGTGTTTCAGGGTGTTGAGGTTGAGGATGAGGTGTTAATGTTTGGCTCAGTGACAGCCGACAACTTCACAGGTCTGCAGAGTATCGGTTCCCTAGTACAGCATAGCAAGGATGTGAGTGCCGTTTGTATTGTCTTACAATACCTGTGTAACATGATCACTGCAAAACTGATGATGTGTGGAGgactgctcactcactcaaggagTACTGCTCACTCAGTGACAAATGAAATAGGATCTAATTACACATTGATTGAGCAGCAAAGGAAATGCaagtttaaaaacaaatgaaatcccataaaagttcatgtttatgtcttctctttaaaaacttgacaacatAACAGAGTTGTGTGTCttctgttgttcagtatatcttGCTTTCTTTTGTTTCTGACTAGACTTGTTTGTGGTTTCAGAAAGCCTTGAGTGTGACAGTGAGAAGGAAGGGCCAGGTCCTGCGCTTGAGTGTAACTCCTAAAACATGGAGTGGGCGAGGGTTACTTGGGTATGTAATATCAGCAGCTTTGACTTGTGTAAGGTGACAAGGTATTGGTGGAGGGACTGGTAATTATTTCACAGAGTGGGAAGGGCTGGGGCATGAGTTGAGCTGGGAGTGATGAGATGGGTTACCACTGTATCAAAGCCTCACATTTTaaggaaaatgtttttgtcatggtaactttttactgctgaaaaatatttaggTTCCAAATGTAAATTCTTGAGTGTGAAGGCACGGTCTGGGGGCTAACAATGAATACCCAATAGAATAAGAAAGCATCAGGACATCTTTAATTCTTATAGTGAAATCATACATAACTGATGAAAGCGGGTGTGAGTAGACTGGGGTCAGAATAGAGTCATGGAgtgatgatgacacagtggccaAACAATGGGTTGCGGTACAAAACAAGATGTGTTAGGCTTCAGTTTTgactcatcctcgatatctccagggtatatgttctgaTAATTCTCTACTATACCCTGGTCGCATCTACAGCTCAGcccaataaatttattacctcccttggctggctttttatccaatcaggtgtcttcGCTGGAAAGTTGAGCAAACCAGTCACAATTCATTTTCGCTTTTCAAGtcatctaaccgattaaacttggcaatacaaaccatgcagaggttctctgacaGAGGTAGAAGTTCTGTATGACTTCTTAGTCGCATGGCGAGCAAACCATCATAATTGCAACgtctacctttgttgacactggcaagttcggttaTAACTGCGCCCTAGCTGATTGGCTTCTGTGAGAATTccaagccagcaaagggaggtaataaacttATCTGGCCGAcctgtagatgcgtccagggtatagtggagacttattggaagTATACACCCTGGGGATATTGAGGATGGTTTTTACTTCTCCTCTTGGAATTTTCATGTGAAAGAAATTGTGACTTTTTATTAATCAAACATCACTGTTAGGTGCAATTTAAATGATTGTTTACAGGCTCACAGTTCAAATGCAAAACATCATTTCTCACACATCACTTGTAAAACGTCAGTCACTTCAAGATATATTAAAATGTGATAAGAATTGTGTACTGTGTTAGTAGGTTTGTTAGTTTGGTGTGACATATATGAAGATGTGGCATGTCATGTATAGAGGGCAGGAATTCAGAAAAGGAAGTTTATGTACGAGACAGTAAGGTATATTTTCTTCTTACATCTCTATTTCAGATGTAACATTGTGCCTATCAAGAGGTGAAATATTTCCACCCACACATCTACCTTTCACAACTGATGAAGACCAGGAAGGGGACTGATGCCCACTTCCTGTGATGGTCAACAATATGGAGATTGCTATTGAGTCCTCTGTCCTCAGTTTGTCTCCTCGTTTGCAGAACCTGCAGGGTCTTGTACCACCATCAACTGACAGTGACAGCTTGAGTGGACAGCTTTTGGAAATGGTTGTGCATTTAAAATGAACAGATGTTTCGCGCAAATAATTCAAGAGGCAATTTGCGCTTGGAAACTAAATATTAGTTGATTAATTGTGTCAGTGTTAGTCAGGATTTCTGTTTCTTTGCCGTTGAAAACATATCTCCAAATCGTTTAGTTATGTTCCaaattgtttagttatgttttGCATTTAATGTGAACAGCATTTAAAATTCAGGAGGCATCTTTGCACTCAGAACCCAGATGTGTGTAAAGCAGGGGAACAGGTAATTTGTGACATGGTACCTCCATCTGAAGTCGGTTGTCCCTCTCTCTGATAAAGCTGGAAAGTTGTTAAGAATAGAAATATCCCAACTCACATACACATGCTGAGAGTTTGATTTTCTTGTTTAATTAAAACACTGCTACTATTATACTTTATAAGGGGAATTAGTTTCAACGTTCTAATTCACTGGGCCGAAATGATCTGTTGTTATAGCTGGTTACTTCTTCCATGTCAGTTTTCTGTtatttgttgcatttctttttgAACAGAAGCTGTGTTCTTACCACAGCCTTGTCACGAAACATTCATGTTTTTCAATAAAAGTAATGAAAATAACTAATGATAAATCATGTCATTGAGTTTCTTGTCAACTGTCATGACATAACAAAGTTTACTGTTCACACAAACAACTCTGTACACATGTTCTTATGTTGATCTTTCAATGTGTAACTGACAACTGATGTCCCTTGTCACcaagcagtgaatgggtacccgatagGATGACAAGGTAATGTGACTGTTGACCTAGACCCTCATTAAGCAGCTTGCGTTGTCCTCTCTCCAAGCAGCAGAGAAAGTAAATTTGagctcacactcacacactggtGACTGCATGTGAGGGTGTGGGGTGGTGCATTGTCAGTATGTACATAATTATCAGCTCCTTGaactgaaaactaataaacaaatCTTTCAGAATAAGTAATAACAAGATATACACTGAGACTGCAATTCACATGGGTGGTTTATTCCATGTGACATGATTCTATTTACACAGATGACTCTCACATACTGTATACACGTATACACATCACCCACCTTGCTGCACAACAGTCACAGTGGTATATGCACTCTTGTCAGAAGACATAATGGCCTCTAAACACAATATCAATACAAATGAAGAAATCAACTTTCTCTTTCATCACTGAATATGGTCGATTTAAATATAGTGGAATATAGTCCTTATCCCAATATGAATGCACCTTATTAAAAGAAACTACTTGGTACAACATTCATTTAAAAGAGTCATAACATCAAATGTTTACTACAATGTAAATATCAAAATTTAATTCTCACTGATTATAAATATTAATAGATGAAGGCCCACAAGTGGGAATAATAGAACGAAAGAAACAAATCTGGAATTTGACTACAAACATGCTTTGGAAACATGGACTATAAGACTAACGTAACATTTGGAATTACCTGTCTGCAACTGGATACATATCATGCTTCCAACGGGATCAAGGAACATAATATTCACCAAGCAGCAGGCCATGAATGGAACTCCATGTAGGAAAATCAGCTGGCAAACAATGGCCACTAATACACATGGATAACACAATTAATACCAGTCTGGCTGGTTCAGTGAGTACAACCACATgaaaatctgaaacaaatgCCAAAATGACAACTTGAGGGTGACAGTCTTGTGTCTCACACAGATGACAAAACGTCTTGGGGCCCACCTGCACAAAGCAATCATAGCACTACAACTATCTTCAGCCTATGTTGGACAATACTTGTTACAACCACTGCAGCACTAAGATAGCTTTGTGTAAGTAGGCCATAGCTGTGAGGGAATATGGAGCACGGTTGTGATGAAAGTGGCATGTGTTTGTTCTTGACATTCCCAGCTTGATTGCATCATCTAGTATAAGACAGTTATGTACACTCCCTGTGCaattttcaatgttatgattGCAGAATACAATGTGTGCTTAGCTAGGAGTCAACTCAGTGTATTAGGTTACAGACTAGTGTACAACACTGTACGAAACTGTACAAGTTACAATCTGCTTGACGTTGCTGTACAACAATGGGTATCAGTCTAGTTGAAAATGTTGTATGGTTCTGTACAACAATTGGTAACAGTCTTGACAATGTTGTACAACAT
The window above is part of the Haliotis asinina isolate JCU_RB_2024 chromosome 1, JCU_Hal_asi_v2, whole genome shotgun sequence genome. Proteins encoded here:
- the LOC137283779 gene encoding 26S proteasome non-ATPase regulatory subunit 9-like; translated protein: MAATTEKMKTLMKRKDDLESQVKELHALLDSQKSVGTDGPLIDTEGFPRSDIDVYSVRHARHQIACLQNDHKEVMREIEEELVNIHAQARQRLSSREEDMEVDREKPEEKPLVAFARIDRVEVNCPASQGGVEVEDEVLMFGSVTADNFTGLQSIGSLVQHSKDKALSVTVRRKGQVLRLSVTPKTWSGRGLLGCNIVPIKR